TGATTGCGGGCCGTGCGGGCGCGCCGCACCGCGTCGATTTCCGCCTTGACCACGTCGCCGACCTTCAGCGTGCCCTGTTCGAGCGTGCCGTGATGGCCGACCACGTCGGCCTGCACCTTCAGCGTGTCGGCCACCGCGAAACGCACGCTGGCGTTCGCGAGCACACCCTGGTCGCCGACCTGGCCGCCCGATTCCGCATAGAACGGCGTGTGATCCAGCACGACGACCGCCTGCTGACCCGCCTCGACCGCTTGCACCGACGCGCCGTCCACGTACAGCGCGATCACCTTCGCGTCGTCGAAGACGATTTCTTCGTAACCGTGGAACGTGGTCTTCGCGCCCGAGTATTCGAGGCCTTGCGCCATCTTGAACTTGCCGGCCGCGCGCGCCTGGTCGCGCTGACGCGCCATGGCTTCGTCGAACGCGGGTTCGTCGACGGTCACTTCGCGTTCGCGGCAGACGTCCGCCGTCAGATCCAGCGGGAAGCCGTACGTGTCGTGCAGCTTGAAGGCGAGTTCGCCGTCCAGCGTCTTGCCGCCCTTCGCTTCCAGATCGGCCAGCGCGCTGTCGAGAATCGACATGCCGTGCTCGATGGTCTCGAAGAAGCGCTCTTCTTCCTGACGCAGCACGTCCGTCACGCGTTGTTCCGCTTCCTTCAGTTCCGGATACGCCTCGCCCATCTGCGCGACGAGGTCGGCCACCATGCGATGGAAGAACGACCCCTTCTTGCCGAGCTTGTAGCCGTGACGGATCGCGCGGCGCACGATACGGCGCAGCACGTAGCCGCGGCCTTCGTTGCCCGGAATCACACCGTCGACGATCAGGAACGAGCACGCGCGGATGTGATCGGCGATCACCTTCAGCGAGTTGTTGGTCAGGTCGGTCACGCCGGTTTCACGGCCCGCCGCCTTGATCAGCGCCTGGAACAGGTCGATTTCGTAGTTGCTGTGCACGTGCTGCAGCACCGCGGCGATCCGCTCCAGACCCATGCCGGTGTCGACGCACTGCTTGGGCAGCGGCGTCATGTTGCCTTGCGCGTCGCGGCTGTACTGCATGAACACGAGGTTCCACACTTCGATGTAGCGGTCGCCGTCTTCCTCCGGCGATCCCGGCGGGCCACCCCACACGTCCGGACCGTGGTCGTAGAAGATTTCCGAGCACGGGCCGCACGGGCCGACGTCGGCCATCTGCCAGAAGTTGTCCGACGCGTAGCGCGCGCCCTTGTTGTCGCCGATGCGGATGATGCGCTCGACCGGCACGCCCACTTCCTTCGCCCAGATGTCGTGCGCTTCGTCGTCTTCCTGATAGACGGTCACCCACAGCTTGTCTTTCGGCAGCTTGTAGACGCTCGTCAGCAACTCCCACGCGTAATGGATCGCGTCGCGCTTGAAGTAGTCGCCGAACGAGAAATTGCCCAGCATTTCGAAGAACGTGTGGTGACGCGCGGTGTAGCCGACGTTTTCCAGATCGTTGTGCTTGCCGCCGGCGCGCACGCTGCGCTGCGCGGTCGTGGCGCGCGAATACGGGCGCGATTCCGCGCCGAGGAACACATCTTTGAACTGCACCATTCCCGAATTGGTGAAGAGCAGCGTCGGGTCGTTGCCGGGCACAAGGCTCGACGAGCGAACGATCGTATGGCCCTTCGATTCGAAGAACTTGAGGAATTTCTCGCGGATTTCGGCGGCTTTCATAGCGTGCGGGGGACGGGTTTGCCAGTTCCCTGGCTGTTACCGGCGGCATCGAGCGATGCGCCAACTGTGTGATTCTTAAACGACTGATTATACGGGATCGGCGCCCTTGCGCGACGGCACCGCCCGTCCGTTAGCCATTCGGCCAGGTCAGGACGGGCAGCATCGGACATCGGGCATGAGGTCCGCCGCGCATTTCGTCGCCCGAGAATCGTCCCATGTTCGTCCTATGGCGTTCGGCTGACTGCGCCCGCGCGCCCGGATCGCTTAAGATTGCCTGCATTCGCGGCCCGTCACGCGCCGCAACGGCTACCTAGGAGACATCGAACGACATGGGCGCTCTCAGTCATATCCGCGTACTGGATCTCACACGCGTGCTCGCCGGCCCGTGGTGCGCACAGACCCTCGCCGATTTCGGCGCCGACGTGATCAAGGTCGAACGCCCGGAGGTCGGCGACGACACGCGGCACTGGGGGCCACCCTACCTGAAGACGCCGGACGGCGCGGACACGCGCGAGGCCGCGTACTACCTGGCGGCGAATCGCAACAAGCGCTCGGTCACCGTCGACATCGCCACGCCCGAGGGCCAGCGGATCATCCGCGAACTGGCGGCGCAAAGCGACGTGGTGCTGGAGAACTACAAGGTCGGCCAGTTGAAGAAATACGGCCTGGACTACGCGTCGCTCAAGGAGGTGAAGCCGGATCTCATCTACTGTTCGGTGACCGGCTTCGGGCAGACCGGGCCGTACGCGCAGCGCGCCGGCTACGACTTCATCGTGCAGGGTATCGGCGGCTTCATGAGCATCACCGGTGAGCGCGACGGCCAGCCCGGCGGCGGTCCGCAGAAAGCCGGCGTGGC
The sequence above is a segment of the Paraburkholderia sp. D15 genome. Coding sequences within it:
- the alaS gene encoding alanine--tRNA ligase, which translates into the protein MKAAEIREKFLKFFESKGHTIVRSSSLVPGNDPTLLFTNSGMVQFKDVFLGAESRPYSRATTAQRSVRAGGKHNDLENVGYTARHHTFFEMLGNFSFGDYFKRDAIHYAWELLTSVYKLPKDKLWVTVYQEDDEAHDIWAKEVGVPVERIIRIGDNKGARYASDNFWQMADVGPCGPCSEIFYDHGPDVWGGPPGSPEEDGDRYIEVWNLVFMQYSRDAQGNMTPLPKQCVDTGMGLERIAAVLQHVHSNYEIDLFQALIKAAGRETGVTDLTNNSLKVIADHIRACSFLIVDGVIPGNEGRGYVLRRIVRRAIRHGYKLGKKGSFFHRMVADLVAQMGEAYPELKEAEQRVTDVLRQEEERFFETIEHGMSILDSALADLEAKGGKTLDGELAFKLHDTYGFPLDLTADVCREREVTVDEPAFDEAMARQRDQARAAGKFKMAQGLEYSGAKTTFHGYEEIVFDDAKVIALYVDGASVQAVEAGQQAVVVLDHTPFYAESGGQVGDQGVLANASVRFAVADTLKVQADVVGHHGTLEQGTLKVGDVVKAEIDAVRRARTARNHSATHLMHKALREVLGSHVQQKGSLVDADKTRFDFAHNAPMTDEQIRRVEEIVNAEVLANAPGVVQVMPFDEAVKGGAMALFGEKYGDEVRVLDLGFSRELCGGTHVNRTGDIGLFKIVMEGGVAAGIRRVEAITGDNAVRFVQDLDARINAAAAVLKAQPAELTQRIAQVQDQVKSLEKELSALKSKMASSQGDELAGQAIEVAGVHVLAATLEGADVKTLRETVDKLKDKLKSAAIVLAAVEGGKVSLIAGVTADASKKVKAGELVNFVAQQVGGKGGGRPDMAQAGGTEPANLPAALAGVKGWVEAQL